The window CAAAGGGTTTTACAGCAGGCATAGTGATCCCTCTTCCGTCGAAAACAAACTCACGGCTTCTTCTTTAAAGGTTTCAATGCTTTTGGGCTTAAAAGTGATGCTCTTTCCATTTTGTTCGTACAAATAATCTACGGATTTTTCAAAGTGACGGTTACCTGTATAGTATCGAAGAAATCCATTGGCTCGACAATAATGAGCATCTTCCACTAGTTCCAGTTCTTCAATCACAGGAACTGGAACAACGGTCAAGGATTGAACCAGTTTGTTTTTAAGGGAGTCTGAATGTTCAGCATCTAACTTTTGCGGGTTTACTGGTTTGGTTAGGGCAAAAGCGCTCCCTAAATAGGTGGGATAAACGGCTTTCCCTTCCCGTATTTGATGATACAGTTTTTCTGCGTATTCCTCTCCAGCATAGTAGATTCGGTATGCTGGACTTACTAAAAGTTCCATGGTTGTTGGGCGATTATACGTATCACAGGTTGCCCCACCTATTTTACCCAACATGGACATTTGCTGAGCCATGGTTCTTACAGGTTTTAGGAGACGAATACCTACCCGATCGGAGGTGGTAAAGTCTTCTTCTCCCAGTATGGCACCCACCATGCCTTT of the Tindallia californiensis genome contains:
- the cas5 gene encoding CRISPR-associated protein Cas5 — encoded protein: MQVIAFDIKSSIAHFRKPDTTTTHLTYPFITPTAAKGMVGAILGEEDFTTSDRVGIRLLKPVRTMAQQMSMLGKIGGATCDTYNRPTTMELLVSPAYRIYYAGEEYAEKLYHQIREGKAVYPTYLGSAFALTKPVNPQKLDAEHSDSLKNKLVQSLTVVPVPVIEELELVEDAHYCRANGFLRYYTGNRHFEKSVDYLYEQNGKSITFKPKSIETFKEEAVSLFSTEEGSLCLL